The genomic region AGCCAAttttaaatatgaaaaataagaaAGGGacatagtaaaaaaaaaaaagtactcaTTCTTATTTATCTTCCCATTTCACTTTTTTTGAGTCAAAGTTAAAAACTTTCACtgaaaaaaaaagtcaaaaaataattaatatcaataaataaaattaaaatatttatatttattataaaaATATTATTCACAAAATATAATTTGTAACAATCAACTTACACCTCGAAAAATACGGTCAAAGAGCGTTGGAGACCGtacaaaagggaagaaaatagtgaatgaGAGGGAGTACTCCGTAAGATGGTATAAAAGGCGTCACACGTACCTTATTATTGAAGAAACTTGGGCGTGGACAATCATCATTGTTGGATTCCTTAACAAAACTTATGAGATTACTAACCCCATCTAATTCCAGCGTTTTTAAACAAGGCAACTCAATGATATCCGATTCCTTGTTTACCACATTGTCCTCACTTAAAATGTAGGTCAAAGAGTTACAATCCGAAATTCTTAATGTGGTCATTTTACGTGGAAGGGGATTAACCGGTAACAATACTTCTAAGTTCTCCAACTCTGAAACTTTAAGGCGACATAGATTATAGAACAATTCTGTCGGAGCTTTTCCTTCACATATCCTGCTTATGCTATCAATGTTACACAGTACAAGATAACTCAAGTCCCTACAGCCTTCTTTGCCCAACTCGGGAACAATATTCTTGACTGTTGCACTCTTTAAACCCAAGAAATCAGCTTTCTTTAGTAATGCCTTTAGACAATTGTCCTTTTTCAACTCCTGGCTAACATCAAATTTTGATGCCATAATAAGAGCACGTGGAGATGGCATTCGATCACAATCTTCTTGCTCTAAATCTTCTTCCAGAACAAATATTTGGAATTTGTCGAGATTTTTGACAAATTGGTCAGAAATGGGTAATACAAGTTCTCGAATGTGTAATTCAAGCACATTCAAAAAGACCAACTTAGTAAGATCCTCTATGTCTGCAAGAGTACGTACTCCTGTGTCATTAGATGTACTTTCCATTACCGCCCATTCTGTAAAGCTGCTACCGATCAAGTAGAGCCCTTCCAGAAGAGAAAGTCCAGCTATCACATTAGCAGGAATTCTTGGCTCCTTACACCGGCACTTACTCATATCCAACAACCGAAGTTCGTACAACTTCCCAATTTCATCAGGTAACCCCTCTAGAGACGATCCACGTAAACTAAGAACAAGTAGACTCCCCAACTCACCAATCAACTTAATATCTCCTAATTTGCATTCCACTAACTGCAATGTTTGGAGAACTTTCAGTCTGCCCATCGATTCTGGCAGCCCTTTCTCAAAATTCATGAATATCATTTCTAAGACCTTCAAATTTGTCATTCCTTGGAAAAAATTAGACTCAAGAACAGAATCCTGATTTCTATTGCCTTTCAATAGCAAAATTTGAAGCAAATTAGCCTTCACACCCCTTAGACGAGCAAAATTAGCTTCTGACAAAAGTGATATGCCAGTGTACTTATCGAAAGTCTCTTTGCATATCCATCTAGGAATAGCGTCCACCAAAAACATTTGTCCATCTGCATTATTTTAAATGTCGTAATTTAATTAGCTTCCATCGTATTTGTTCAATAAATGACATTGAACAAATGCAAAGACTATTAATAAAACGATAGGTAACAATTTTCTGTTTCAATATTACCTGTATTTATACCGGATGTTGATGCAAAAGACATAGTAGATTCCCGGACAACATCGTGGATCTTTACATACTCATCAGATTCACCTTTTAGAAGCATTGAAGATGACACAAGCTCTTCTGCCCAAGTGTGTGCTAAGTCTATCGCTTCTGAAAGTTTATTGACATGTTGAAATAGATCCAATCCAATACCATACCTCATTAAGTTGTCAATGGAGATACTTGTACCAATAGGAGATAAACAAGCCATCAAGAAgaatttctttttctcttcactTGCCATGACCTCATAGCTTGTTCTAATAATTGAGAATGTCTCATAGTGCACACCACTAATTTGACATGAAATAGGCTTCTCCAATTCTTCGGCAAATTGTCGCCAGAATGGCAACTCTTTACCCTTTAAAGAATTGGCTGTTGCTACAATAGCAAGAGGTAGACCCCCACACTTTTCCAACAGCCTATCAGCAACAGAATTATACTCCCCGGTGACCGCCTTTTGAACCTGAAACTTGAAGAGATTCTTTGCTTCATCCTTATTCAACAAACCGACCTCAAATATGTTAACTTCTTGTACATCCATTGCTTTGGCGACATCCTTCGTTCTGCTTGTCAGTAAAAGCTTACAATGCGCCCGATGTATTCCCACTTGTTCCAGGTCAATTTTATTCCATATGTTGTCCAAGACAATAAGTATCTTTTTAGCGTTATTATCCTTTTTCCCCCCTTCGGCTTCAGGCTTCAGTTTATTATATAGGCGAATTGCCTTTTCACGTATACCATGAACATTATGCAACTCTAGACCAAGTCCATTTCCAATCTGATCTTGAATGAATTCTATATTTGGAGATTCTGAAATTTCAACCATTACTACTGTTTCGAACGTGCCTTCTGCTTTGCTGTTTACAATGTCTTTGGCTAACGTTGTTTTCCCTGTATCAGTTAATTGATAATTGTTTTGAGTATATTATTCCTAATCTGAAGGGAAATTGATTCGACTGATAAATTGGCGCTTAGTTGGTATAGTCGGGGGCGGAACCAGGAATTGTATGTATCTAGggtaaataattttttttcaagGTTCAAAATACATTAGAAGGGTTATACCCGATATTATTATAGAGTATATTTTCCGTTTCACTTTCATAATATTTTGACCAAACATGACAAGTTAAGTGTTTTAATTTGCATTTTATCGACTTTTTAACACTCGCGTATACCCAATGAAATATTTTACAATTATTCAAGTTATTTATGTGACTAAAAACCACTTAAATTGAGTTTATAAGATAATTTAATAAACTCATTTTCAATGATGTACGTAATTAAATATACTTTATTTTAAAACGAGTTGGAAGTCGAAATTGAAACCTACATCTCAATAAAGAAACAAGATCTATATCTAACGGTCTTGAACTAAAATAGACAAAAAGGTAACTGCTCAAAACAATGATATATGTGTGAGATGTTAAgaaggaaaaaaatgaaaactagaagaaaataaaaaataagaGAGAATTAAGTCCAAGCAAAATGTCCTGTTGAGATTCGAACTCAAGTCTCAAGCGaggaacacaaattctcattaaagacggcgatatccgtcacaagcttgtgacggataccatttcctctcacaaaatacccatgagaggtgagtggggaagcacatgagggtgccccaccttgtcccctctccctttttgtgagaggtcttgaGCTTGTGACGgaacaagcaagacgctttgagcGAGAAAACTGAATGTCATACTACTACGGCAAAAAAGAGATTCTCTGATACTTTACCACTCTATTGTATACTTATTTTTCTTGGAAGCTACTAGGGCTATAGCATAGTAAATTGGGCTGGATCCGCCCCTCGGTGTAGTGCAATGGAAGATGATTGTAACATGCTTATTTTAAGTAGAAAATTTTCAAATGATATATTTGGTGTCATGTTGCTAGAGTAAAAAACCGCAACTTGAATATTTATAAACCGGTTATTCCGAGTTAACCATCTTTCTATATAATAAATGGCTTTCTTTATATTTAATAATCAAAAGAAACTAAAAATTATGTTCACTTCTATTTTGGATTGTTAGAGAAAGGTATCGAGTTTCCATTATCAATCAATGGTAAGCCCCATCCTATGCTAATCTTTGAATGTCGAACTAGGTGCGAAAAAAAATGGGatatttcttagtatgttattcgtcccacattgaaaaataatccaggagtggtgaatatattacatataaatagtaaaattgtcCTACATTGAAAGATTAGCATAAGATGGGGTGATtctattattataaatatgagaCATCATTGGAACTTAAATAtgaacccaaaatcttttgagtcttttaagTATCATTGTgtcctatattatattcaaggaatgtttctaatttttatataaaaacttatacaaaaatatcgttaaaaaagttatgaaataatataattaaattcccggtaaaaatgctatcattagagtatagatttcatataatttgcacatattaaaaattgTGTATTTTACTACGATACTCGGACACGTCTGTTGAGTGGCGTATTCCGTATCGATACGATACGATACGGGATACGATACGGGATACGTATCGGATACGCCAATTACGGACACGATACTGATACGGcaacaacaaaaggaaacatcTTGATCTTCATCTTAATTTTGATGGAAAAACGACGACTTAAcgtaatattttaatatttatgTGTGGAAACAGTAGCAAACGACGACTTAACTGAGTACTATAACAAGAATTGTacgtataaaacaaaaaaaatacagTATAAAGTATATTTTTTTACTTATTTCTCAAATATagtaaaaatatatatataagacgTATCGTATCCGTGTCTAAAAAATAGTCAAGATACTCCTTTGACCGTATTCCCGTATCTATTAAAATTCAAAATCACGTGTCGGATACTCCGATACGTATCGGATACGATACTTCGTATCCGTGTCTGAGTAACATAGGTATtttatataatttgcacatatgttatatgtcccacattgaaaaataatgtaggtgtgatgtCCCATATCGAAACATTAGCATAAGATggggtgattctatgattataaatatgaaacATCATTAAAACTTAAGTATCAATTTAAAATCTTTTGCGTCTCTTCAGTATATCTTAGAGAGCTTTTAAGAGAGAGTATCATTATCTTCGCAATATGATATATATTTTCTAtgttatattcaagtgatgtttataatttttatttatatttggcaaaaaagtataaaaaaaaagttatgaaaattatataattagattcgtggtaaaaaaatgcaatcattagagtataaatttcatatcattttcacatattttaattatgataaaaaataattgaaaaaaaacCGTACGAATATTGatagatagtatagtatttgctcattaagCCGGGTTTAATGTCGAATTAAGTGTGAAAAAATATGGTGTATTTCTAAATATATtatttgtctcacattgaaaaataatgtacgagtgatgaatatactacgtataaatagttgaattgtccccaTCAAAAGATTATCATAAGGAGGGTTGATCTCACTACTAAAAATAAGAGTATCATTGAACTTAGCTATCAATCCAAAATCTTTCGAGTCTTTaaaatattgtcttagagagctCTTTTAAAAGTTTGTATTAACGACATGCGTCAgttacaacaataacatataaataTTAAGCCTTACAACCTTTTTTTCATTAACAAAgtgttttatcttttattttatttaaaaaaagaTATTTTAATTATATGTAGACACAGGATACCTAGGATACATGATTGAACATTATAATTAAGTTAactaccccgttgcaacgcacgggtgTCAAACTAGTTATATAGTATTATCGACTATATAATGTTATATTATCATTATGTTactcacatgttatattaactGTCTTTGTATGAACATATGACGGTCATGTTAATACTTCTATTATAATGTACTATTGGCAATTGTAGCATTCAGGATACGATTACAAGAGAGAAATGACATTATAAATTTATCGTGTGTACATAGAAGGAGCACTGCCCCATGTGAACTAAGGTTCTCATTATTACGAGTGAAAGTTACATAGGTCGATACATGAAGGAGGGATTAGCCCAGGGGAGTTTCTACTCCGTAATGTCTCTCTATTCAGTAATGCACCGGTATAATTGTAAAGTGAGTTAATGTATGCTGAAATAACAGGTTGTATATGTCTATTTAATAATTATTCGAGTGTGTTCATGTGACCTATTTTATACTTGTGCGACCAGAAAGAAGTAAAATATTAAAATGGAGGTAAGTAGGGCCGGTGGAGGTGACCGGAGTCATACtcgtggttggctgattccgttactttcattctttttcaggtacgACAAGTGTGAGGAATTTCAGATACGATCAATGACCTAATAGAATGAATATGTTAGAGAGGTATTAGTTATTAGCTTTAAAAGGTTATTTATCTTTATTCTTGTAATAGCCTTGTATTTTTCGGATGGaaaatacggcggtgacgccttGTAATTCCGCTaccattattattaataaaaagagctattttgagctcATGTCTGCTTTTCGGGGGCGTTACATATGGACAATGAAAAATGTCCAAGGTCGGCCCGCTTTTAAAAAATAAGTATTTTCCTATTTTTATTTACCTGACAACTATGATAgcattaaaaaaatatatataactaaAAACTAATTATTTTTTATGTAAAATTAAGCGAAACGAAGTCAAGcccaaaaaaaaattcataaatgtACTTTAATCTTGGTAGTAGATAGTTTTGTTGAAGTTGATAAccaattttttgttttaatttcgAGCCCACGTGTAACACCCGCTcttttaatttttataatatcAAACTTTGTAAATGTTTTGGCTATCGATTTCGCAAAGTCCGACTTTATCTTTATAACTTCTCGTTTTCCTACTTtgaagtttcgagggcgaaactttttaaaagaaggGGTGATTGTTACACCCGCTCTTTTGCGAAATGGCTTTAAAATATTTTTATCgacttatttaattaattatattttttaAAGCCTAATTTCTATAAAAAATATGTATTTTTAGTcgtatattaataataatgataataatagtaatattttcCGTCTTGAGTTTATAGTATACTTGAGGCGTATTTTCTAGCGCAAAATCGACTCAAAATGTGATTTTTGACCAAGTTTGACTAAGAGCAACCAACCAACTTTTTCTCTCCACCTAACCCTTATCCTAAGACCCCACCACCACTTTCTTTCACTAAAATTTCAGCATACATCTTTTTCACCAACTCCATTAAACCACCAACAAACATCAATCTTAACACGGATGTCGTTTCTTCGTTTCTCAACGGAATCCGGTGCTTTTCGCGCCCATTTCTTCCTCTTCTCGCCCTCCATCTCTCTAGGTAAGAAATGTCCCCTAACTTTCCCCCTCTTTCCCCTCTGGCCGTGGCTTTTATGGCACGAGACTCCATGTTAAATCGTTCTTTTTGTGTGTAGATAATAACTCGGACAACCCGGAGTGGTTTTCAGTCGGAAATGTGAAGagcaaaaggtaacggtgataagttactcgacattatgtcaattttgtgtgtttatatgttgtagcATACTTATATGTgtgttaaagtttgaatcttaACATGTTTTACATGTTTATTGTTGAATAAGTTTGTAAGTGAAACCATTTTATCGttgtttgagaaatttctagTCTTTTGGTTACATGAGTGTTAATATGGATGAATTGGGTTAGTTACATGGATGAATTACTGAGTAAACCATCTTGTTCATGCTTAATATTTGTGTGTAATTATATAATGAAATTGTTAGTTTGTAAACTATTGAGTTAAGAACAATGGGTAAGGTTGGTTGCTTGGATACGTAAACTATTGATTTTCATCTCAAAGTATACATATGAAATTCCTTGTTAATTACATGTTAGTATTCAATTGGATTGTAATGATAAGATAAGATTGATTTGGGGATAAAGATGTAGCTTGTATGTCTCGTGGGAAGCAGCCCATTGCGGTGGTCTGATCGTGACTggttttcgtaaaatggccatatATCCTTCGTTACGTGTTCATTTTGGGCTTATGACCTACTaacgtaagaggataagctatcacctccaattggtttCATCTCATTTCAATGTCTAAAACTTAAGTTATGATCGGTTGAAGTTGACCATTGTTTTAATCGTTTTCTAAACTTcttgttttgaattgggttttggtTTCTTGATGGGTATGCTTATTAACCTTGgctctaatgcttgtgtatggtgtgttgacACTTGTTTATCATTGGAGCTCTTGCTTATGTCTCATTCACATGATAAACATCGGTTTTGGTGGTTAAGCTTAAATGTGGTTCGGTTTGGGTTTGTTAACATTTTGCCTAGTGTTTCGCATTACTTAACTCATTTGCTATCGTTTGTTATACTATGCTTAAGTAACATGTATATATGACACATAATAATGTTAATTCATGCTATAAAAGAATGAAATGGTATAGTATATTTCACTTATGGGCTGTTACTTGCtttttttcatgttttcatcATATTTTAAGTATGAGTGATTTATTCCAAGTAACTACTGGTAATGATTTGTATTCTTGTGAAAATGCCATAATGCTATGCCttcttgcttgacttatctttacgccttacttgtgccTTTCTGCCAAGTGTTGGTTAACTCACGCTCTTTCCGCCTCTTTCGTGCCGTTCTGCCGAAATCGGGGTACTCAACTTCCATACtatcgatcgagtcttggatgcgaaaCGTGTATCGCTTGTCGAATcgggtttagactaggaccgtatataTTATCGTCGTCCAACTAGGAGGAGGAATTGAGTCTTAGAAAAGTAAATGTCTTGCTTTTTATGGTCATTGGCATATGTCTTTTTAAACGAGAGTTTACGTCTTATGTGGTTGAatgtaagagtcttggtcctatcggacactacaggtgagatgcaagccttctagttgcgatatgatcgccgggattgatgctccTATCCTTATCTATGTTCTTTCCtttacttcacttatttaaatatgcctatgacatgctcatttgctattctatcttgttttctcttattattcaaacatgaatgatcccatgcttatttgttcaagtgaattgtggcgttcatgtttacatgaatgacaagtattagttggtgcatttatggggtgaagacatgtgtgagctagcgagtaccttgaccgTTCGACTTTATTTATCTTTTTGCTAAACTCACCTATTTTCGTCTTGTCATTCGTGATATATATTTTCCCCCGTTTTGACTATCGTGTTTGTATGAACCTTTACTTTATTTCCGTCGAGTTTTAGTGAATCCCGCAGGTTAAACTTTAACCTGAAATATAAGTTTTAAAAATTTCATAATTTCcgcttaaatttattagttatattttccgcattaTCGCGGGGGGTCACACCACGATTCCGCGGGCCGGCCCGCCTATTTAAATGGGCGTGCTTGAACATTGCCAGCATAATGGACACGGACAACAAAATTAGGCCCGTCGGACAATTTTTCAAGTGTAGGCCCGTCCAAATCCGGCCAAGCCCGCAAATGATCACCTCTACTACAAACCTCACTTGAAAAATGAAAAACTGCATCTATTCCTTATATAGAACacacaaaatatttttttttctatttgtaGTACTTTATATTCATAAACTATACATTTACAGGAAAGTTTTCTGTTTTACACGTTGAATTTGGTTCAGTCCATGAACTCACTCTAAAATTACATGTAGTTTTGGATTAGATTATTTTTAAACAGAGGTTAAGATTTACAATTTCATAACCCGACTCAAAGTCAAActaaacaaaattcaacatttgATAAATTTTGAATTTAACATTTGATAAATTTTATTAGCGCTGGCGGGCACACGGCTAACGACAATTGCCGGCAGACGGCGTCGATAAGATCATATGGTGGTTATTGAATGGTAATTTACAGTTTTGTCCTTCCCATTTTAGATTAAAAATTAAAGAGAAATTTTATGATAGCCATTTTAATATATTATTTTATTTCGGTGACGCCGTATCACTATCCAACAAAATAAACTTGGATATTTTTATTCATCAGTTTGACAGTTCAACCAAGCAAGGTATATGATATGACAAAGACACTAGAGAAATCataaaagacgaaaaaaaaaaacaatacttGAAAAAGAAAAATACCTGAGCCTCCCATTCCAAAGACACCAAGAGCATGAACATCATTGGATGCGAGTGCCTTAATAATTTTCTGAAAAAGCTCATTTCTGGATTCCAAGCCTACACTATTAGTGGGAATTTCTTCCATTTCTCCTCTTCTTATAGACCGAGTCACATCTTCAGTCCCGGGTTTGGTTCCGCTAATATCATTCT from Silene latifolia isolate original U9 population unplaced genomic scaffold, ASM4854445v1 scaffold_150, whole genome shotgun sequence harbors:
- the LOC141637842 gene encoding disease resistance protein At4g27190-like; protein product: MSVAAKDMIDKIKNDISGTKPGTEDVTRSIRRGEMEEIPTNSVGLESRNELFQKIIKALASNDVHALGVFGMGGSGKTTLAKDIVNSKAEGTFETVVMVEISESPNIEFIQDQIGNGLGLELHNVHGIREKAIRLYNKLKPEAEGGKKDNNAKKILIVLDNIWNKIDLEQVGIHRAHCKLLLTSRTKDVAKAMDVQEVNIFEVGLLNKDEAKNLFKFQVQKAVTGEYNSVADRLLEKCGGLPLAIVATANSLKGKELPFWRQFAEELEKPISCQISGVHYETFSIIRTSYEVMASEEKKKFFLMACLSPIGTSISIDNLMRYGIGLDLFQHVNKLSEAIDLAHTWAEELVSSSMLLKGESDEYVKIHDVVRESTMSFASTSGINTDGQMFLVDAIPRWICKETFDKYTGISLLSEANFARLRGVKANLLQILLLKGNRNQDSVLESNFFQGMTNLKVLEMIFMNFEKGLPESMGRLKVLQTLQLVECKLGDIKLIGELGSLLVLSLRGSSLEGLPDEIGKLYELRLLDMSKCRCKEPRIPANVIAGLSLLEGLYLIGSSFTEWAVMESTSNDTGVRTLADIEDLTKLVFLNVLELHIRELVLPISDQFVKNLDKFQIFVLEEDLEQEDCDRMPSPRALIMASKFDVSQELKKDNCLKALLKKADFLGLKSATVKNIVPELGKEGCRDLSYLVLCNIDSISRICEGKAPTELFYNLCRLKVSELENLEVLLPVNPLPRKMTTLRISDCNSLTYILSEDNVVNKESDIIELPCLKTLELDGVSNLISFVKESNNDDCPRPSFFNNKVALTSLEKLSLKNNMRIVKLWDKESNLHNFQNLKNLQISQCREMESIGLPSMFLSLVQLETLSINNCKKMQQVISDRSETQEIPKEIILFPKLKILDIEDMENLECFYDGSCKMAFPSLETLGLHCKRMTKFAGGTSSTAFFPKTIEFPCLEGLLLYELSDEVSVLWDLPEGEGQGISSNPLPNLKALFIRKIKLPSIVFPSLSSLTLQFVGTYSQFPKLEQLKIEGCPSSVKQFIEEDGSTAMLNFCGQLRRLNLESALNMEVVSLHLFKSLRDVYISDLACEYLFSADGGFLQLQSLEYLTIKNCPNLEVIIRGGDKDTTVVFPLLKTLNLRNLESMSKLCSISDIPLHFPSLDDLDIYSCNKLESLFSGEPNQVVELPSLEE